The Vidua macroura isolate BioBank_ID:100142 chromosome 4, ASM2450914v1, whole genome shotgun sequence genome window below encodes:
- the ALB gene encoding albumin: MKWLTLISLILLLSSARSRNLQRTARDADHKSPIAHRFNDLKEETFKAVAMITFAQYLQRCSYEGLSKLVKDVVDLAHKCVANEDAPECSKSLPSIFLDEICQVEKLRDSYGDMADCCGKADPERNQCFLSFKVQQPDFIAPYQRPAADVICNEYKDHRVQLLGNFIYTVARRNPFLHAPAILGLAAEYENALKACCSESDVGACLDGKAAVIKERAKKIDVHQQHGCRLLHKYGERTFEASKLIRMSQKYPKAPFAELVKMVHEVKDVHKECCDGDMVECVDDWSELVASVCAKHDVFSSKLKPCCELPAVEQTKCIMEAEFDDKPENLPSLVEKYIQDKEVCKSYEPNHDAFLSEFVYEYSRRHPEFSTQLIMRITKGYETLLDKCCKTDNPAECYGNAQEELNKHIKETEDVVKTNCELFKTHGEADFLKGILVRYTKKMPQVSTETLLEIGKKMTAVGNKCCNLPEQQRMSCSEYYLSVIIEDMCKRQESTPINDQVSQCCNELYSYRRPCFTALGVDTKYVPPPFDPMMFNFDEKMCSASPAEREAGQLKLLVNLIKRKPQITEEQLKTVGGGFTAMMEKCCKQSDVEGCLGEEGAALIVQSRATLGIGA, from the exons ATGAAGTGGTTaacattaatttcattaattcttctcctgagctctgccagaTCCAGGAATCTGCAAAGAACTGCACGAGATGCAG ACCACAAGAGTCCGATTGCCCACCGCTTCAACGACTTGAAGGAAGAGACATTTAAGGCAGT GGCCATGATCACATTTGCCCAGTACCTCCAGAGATGCTCCTACGAAGGACTGTCCAAGCTGGTTAAGGATGTTGTTGATTTGGCACATAAGTGTGTGGCCAACGAGGATGCTCCTGAGTGCTCAAAATCACTG CCCTCCATTTTCCTGGATGAAATCTGCCAAGTGGAAAAGCTCCGCGACTCATACGGTGACATGGCTGACTGCTGTGGTAAAGCTGATCCCGAAAGAAACCAGTGCTTCCTGTCCTTCAAAGTTCAGCAACCAGACTTCATCGCACCCTACCAGAGACCAGCTGCTGACGTGATCTGCAACGAGTACAAGGACCATCGGGTGCAACTCCTGGGAAA TTTCATCTATACTGTTGCAAGAAGAAACCCCTTCTTGCACGCCCCAGCGATCCTGGGTCTGGCTGCTGAGTATGAAAATGCACTTAAAGCCTGTTGCTCAGAGAGTGATGTTGGTGCTTGCTTGGATGGAAAG GCAGCTGTCATCAAGGAAAGAGCCAAGAAGATAGATGTGCACCAGCAGCACGGATGTAGACTCCTCCACAAGTATGGTGAGAGGACTTTCGAAGCAAG TAAACTTATTCGTATGAGCCAGAAGTACCCCAAGGCTCCATTTGCAGAACTTGTTAAGATGGTCCATGAAGTGAAGGATGTCCACAAAGAGTGCTGTGATGGGGACATGGTGGAATGTGTGGATGACTGG TCAGAGCTGGTGGCCTCTGTGTGCGCCAAACATGATGTTTTCTCAAGCAAACTCAAGCCCTGCTGCGAGCTGCCAGCTGTGGAACAGACCAAGTGCATCATGGAGGCAGAGTTTGATGACAAACCTGAGAATCTTCCTTCACTAGTTGAAAAATACATTCAAGATAAGGAAGTGTGTAAAAGCTATGAGCCAAACCATGATGCATTCCTGTCAGA GTTTGTTTATGAATATTCACGAAGACACCCTGAGTTCTCCACACAGCTGATTATGAGGATTACTAAGGGATATGAAACACTCCTGGATAAGTGCTGCAAGACAGACAACCCTGCTGAGTGCTACGGAAACGCT CAAGAGGAACTGAACAAGCACATCAAGGAAACCGAGGATGTTGTGAAGACCAACTGTGAGCTGTTCAAAACCCACGGCGAGGCAGACTTCCTTAAAGG AATTCTGGTCCGCTACACTAAGAAAATGCCTCAGGTATCAACTGAGACCTTGCTGGAAATCGGGAAGAAAATGACAGCCGTTGGCAACAAGTGCTGCAATCTTCCTGAGCAGCAACGCATGTCTTGTTCTGAGTACTAT ctgagTGTCATCATTGAAGATATGTGCAAGAGACAGGAGAGCACCCCTATCAATGACCAGGTTTCACAGTGCTGCAATGAACTCTACTCTTACAGGAGACCATGTTTCACTGCCCTGGGCGTAGATACCAAATATGTGCCTCCACCATTTGACCCCATGATGTTCAATTTTGATGAGAAAATGTGCAGTGCTTCTCCGGCTGAGCGCGAAGCAGGGCAGCTGAA ATTGCTCGTCAACCTCATCAAGCGCAAGCCCCAGATAACAGAAGAACAACTAAAGACAGTTGGTGGGGGTTTCACTGCCATGATGGAAAAGTGCTGCAAGCAGTCAGATGTTGAGGGGTGTCTTGGGGAAGAG GGTGCTGCCCTAATAgtccagagcagagccacatTAGGAATTGGTGCTTAA